The following proteins are co-located in the Xiphophorus maculatus strain JP 163 A chromosome 8, X_maculatus-5.0-male, whole genome shotgun sequence genome:
- the LOC102233744 gene encoding basal body-orientation factor 1-like yields the protein METKKASKGKGEDPKRKTHKTQIDEVSSLREMKLKETEKDLEYHRKEHYKLASEIEELRNVLYQAELSEFGTIDYWQKCLKEKGEKIKSLEEQIESLEELAIEECREREKEKKQHFEKFEEEILKRKAIETRIKKKIANMRRQMQVSKEEYRESLRKKEEEYVRLERKTSEREKNHICKIEKMSRLIDDQEKSIVELENELHDTERKNNWLRKIFTVTFDNLEDMRQLVQSMSKDKLLLAVDKKMMMSALKKKGCEIAVLQNMLTEVTAVAAYLEQAFLDLETETTENETKNQVTIQASQVELDKLQKIIAMREKEICQVKKLARTIVEKRRDMEVFFHQALDDVRQEIADERKRNANEAYQDYRQKFRDTVAGRIRLPSIHTLHQCPNSTKSLYSDMKAAEKRPHLPGKEVYMSDLTWEQKEKVLTLLFAKMNGDEERVIYQKLDL from the coding sequence ATGGAGACCAAAAAAGCAAGCAAGGGAAAGGGTGAAGATCCGAAAAGAAAGACGCATAAAACCCAAATAGATGAAGTCAGCTCTCTTAGGGAGATGAAGctgaaagaaacagagaagGATTTAGAATACCACCGGAAGGAACACTACAAACTGGCTTCTGAGATTGAGGAACTAAGAAATGTCCTATACCAAGCGGAGTTGTCCGAATTTGGGACCATTGATTATtggcagaaatgtttaaaagaaaaaggggaaaagatCAAAAGCCTGGAGGAACAGATCGAAAGTCTAGAAGAGCTTGCAATTGAAGAATGTCGTGAGcgggaaaaggaaaagaagcaaCATTTCGAGAAGTTTGaggaagaaattttaaaaagaaaggcCATCGAGACTCGGATAAAGAAAAAGATAGCTAACATGAGAAGGCAAATGCAAGTATCTAAAGAAGAATACAGAGAaagcttaagaaaaaaagaagaggaataTGTACGCTTAGAAAGGAAAACGTCAGAAAGGGAAAAGAACCACATATGTAAAATAGAGAAGATGAGTAGGCTAATTGATGATCAGGAAAAATCCATTGTCGAGTTGGAAAACGAATTGCACGAtactgaaaggaaaaataactgGCTAAGAAAAATCTTCACAGTTACCTTTGATAATTTAGAGGATATGAGGCAACTGGTTCAATCAATGTCTAAGGACAAACTGTTACTGGCAGTGGACAAAAAAATGATGATGTCAGCATTAAAGAAGAAGGGTTGTGAGATTGCGGTTCTACAAAACATGCTTACTGAAGTCACGGCCGTAGCTGCTTATCTGGAGCAAGCCTTCCTGGATTTGGagacagaaacaacagagaATGAGACAAAAAACCAAGTCACCATCCAGGCCAGTCAGGTCGAGTTGGACAAACTACAGAAAATTATTGCCATGCGAGAGAAGGAGATCTGTCAAGTGAAGAAGCTGGCGAGGACCATTGTGGAGAAACGCAGAGACATGGAGGTGTTTTTCCACCAAGCCCTGGATGACGTCCGACAGGAGATAGCTGACGAAAGAAAGCGGAACGCAAACGAGGCATATCAAGACTACCGTCAGAAATTTAGAGACACCGTGGCGGGGAGGATAAGGCTCCCCTCCATCCACACCCTCCATCAATGTCCCAACAGCACCAAATCTTTGTATTCAGACATGAAGGCGGCTGAAAAACGGCCCCACCTCCCCGGCAAGGAGGTTTACATGTCTGATCTCACTTgggagcaaaaagaaaaagtgctcACTCTTCTCTTTGCTAAAATGAACGGGGATGAAGAACGTGTGATCTACCAGAAGTTGGATTTGTGA